Below is a window of Bacteroidota bacterium DNA.
GATTGGGATCGATGTCCGGGTCCGTTTGCAAATAATCTACCGCACGGTGGATTCCGTACGCCCAGGCGCTAAGGGCACCCCAGCTGTTCTCGTCTCTTGTTTCTCCACTGGCTAAAGGGAATGCCGCATGGGCGCCGTCTGAAAAATCATCGTGGTCCGGATCGAGGTCGCCATGGTAAAATGTGGCAAGCGCATACCCACGGGCCACTGCCTGCCGGAAGCTCCACCGTGATGCGCTCGTGCCACGGGAGGCCTCAGTTGCACGATGATCCACAACCCCCTCTCCTCGAGCCGGCTGCCACTGATCCAGTATAGCTACATCTGTGTCGGCAACTACAGCATGATTGCCATGAAAGTTCGGACCGAGAAAAACCGGTACTTTGCCCGTCACCAGCTTGGGCACAACCAGTAACAGCCGCATGGAGAGGGCGTCACTGCCAACATTAATGGTTACTTGCTTTTTGATGGCCGTATCGTCCATGTAATGTTCATCAACAGCATCTACCACAAACGTTACCTGCTCCGCAGCCGGTACAGCACCATACATGTAATGCGCAAACAACGCCTGCACCTCAGGCCGGCGATCCGCTTCCCAGTCAGCCACCGACGCAACCTGCTCGCCGGCACTTGTGATCAACGGATGTGGCAGTTCGCTTTGCACAGGCAAGGCCGTAGCATCAGGTAATACATTGTTGTCCTGTTTTTCCATTTTGCAACTTGCCGTGATGAGTAAGACAAGCAAAAGTATGTTATTTGTATGCTTTATGAACATGACACTGCCGGGTGGTAAAGGGCGCGTAGGATAACAAGAAGATTAAATTCTCCTCAAATAAGCAAAATGTCTGGTCTATCACAAGATCTTGGCGCAGGGCCATCCATCAAATTGTGACATTCTGTGCTTTATATAGAGATTAGTGGTCCACTCTTTGAAGCATCACAGATCATACAAAATCACCAACGGTTCAGCCCACATCAGGAGTCACATATTCTAATCTTAGCACGTCCATCTTCATGTTGAATTTCAAAAAACAACGATTCTGCACCCTGTTTTGCCTGCTGTTTGCAAGTATGTTTACAGGCACGGCGTATAGTCAAACCATCAGTGTAGCGCTGCCCGATACATTTGTCACCGAAACTGATGCGGTTATGGTACCGGTCACAGTGAGTGACGTATCAACGCTTGGTATCATTTCCTTTGACATGACCATTGCCTTCGACCCTGAGATCATCCAGATAAACAATATCGCAAAACTTGATGGCATAGCCGCAGGGTTTTTCTATTCAAATAACCTTGGCCTGGATGGTAAAGTGGCCATTGCAGCTGCCGGCGTAGATACCCTGACGGGTGCTGGTCCGCTGTTTTATTTAGAAGCCGGTTTTCTGAAAGATGGATCCAGTGAAATGAGTTTCGATAAAGTAAACTTTGAAGTTGATTCTTTAGAAGTTGAAGCACAAAATGGCCGCCTGCGCAATATCAGCCCGGCAAGTGTAGAAGACCCTGTTGCAGTATCAGGCGCTACGCTATTATCTCACATGTATCCAAATCCATTTTTTGCTTCGACTACGTTAACTATGGATCTTCCGGAGACAGCTCTGGTATCTGTTGAAGTATACAATCTAGCAGGTCAACGACAAGATTATTATCCGCCTCGCCCCCTGGCGGCTGGCGCCAACCAACTTTTCAACATAGACGCTTCATCGATGCCTGCCGGCTCCTACTTCTACCGGATAACCGCCCAGAGCCAGGGCACTACACGTTACGGTGGTGGCATGATGACCATAATCCATTAAATATGTTTTTAGAAAAATCCGGAGAATCATCAGAATCCCCAGTTGAATTGGAAATCAGCGAAAAAGACGAAACGTATGGCCGGCCGCTCGCGCAGATTCTTAGTGATCTGAGGCGTCCTATTCCCGGTCACATCGTCCACACCCGGCAACAAGCCGGCCGGCGCGTCAAATATCTCACAATGCAGGATACCATTGCCATTCTGGATCAGTATGCACCTGGCTGGGAAGGTACAATTACCAACATTTACAGCTCCCGCGATCGCATCTATATTGCTTACCGTATCACCATCCACGCAAAAGAAGGCAAGTTTGCCAGAGAAGCGACTGGCAGCAGCACACTGGAGCCCAATGCCCAGGGCGATCCAAGTACGATGGCGGAATCAGCTGCTATTCGCAATGCTGCGGCCAAATTTGGACTAGCACTTTACCTTTAAAGAGTGAGGAGATAGGAGTATTGAGTGAGGAGTTTCTGGTTAACCTCGCAAGGCCGGCGATCTTAGCGTTGAGCATAACTTCAGATTGTTGCGTCACAAGACTCAGCTATATACCAAACGCCAAACTCTCCTCACTCCAAACTCTTCCCTCACTCTACCATTAATCCACCGGCTGCCTTATCTTTAAGCGCCCCTCAGCTCCGCGCCAGCTCCACACTGGTGATTCCTGGTACCCCAAGGCCTCATTTTTTAATTGTAAAGAGGTCACTATGAAGTGCTGCGCCGAATGCGGAAGCAATGAAGTGGTTTTTGTTCTTATTAAAAAAGACCGGCGCTATCTGAACGTGCAATGGATGTGCATTGAGCATATGTTGCAGCTGATTCAACGCATGAACAAGATATTTCCCGCCACGGACTATGAGGCCAAAATCCGTAAAGCATAAAATATAAAACGGGAGCTGCAACATGCATTGCAGCTCCCGTTTTATATTTTGCTCGAAAGGAAACCAGGCTACGCTTCAACAGGCACCTTTAACTGGCCCTCACTTGCGGCAACGATTGTTGCAACGGTCACGTCCCCTGTTACGTTTGTTACCGTTCGGCACATATCCAGGATACGGTCTACACCCAAAATCAACGCAATACCAGCATTGGGCACACCAACCGCCTCCAGTATGATGACCAGCATAATGATGCCGGCGCCCGGTACAGCTGCCGTTCCTATTGAAGCCAGCAGTGCCGTAAATACAATGGTAAGTTGGGCGGTAAGCGAAAGGTCCATGCCTACGGTCTGCGCAATAAACACCGCAGCAATGGCCTGGTAGAGTCCTGTACCGTCCATGTTGATGGTTGCCCCAAGCGGTAGCACAAAAGACGATACTTCTTCAGAAACCCCGATGTTTTTTTCGGCTGTCTCCATCGTTACTGGCAGCGTTGCGCCACTGGACGATGTAGAGAAGGCAACCAGCTGCGCTGGCGCTATGCCCCGGAAGAAGGTTTTAAGGCTTACAGGCGTAAAGATCTTCAGCAGCGTAGGGTATGTAACACAGGTGTGAATAATCAAGCCGAGCAGCACTGCGATACAGTAATAGCCAAGCGCTGTAAGTAACTCGATTACTGCGCCGCCACTGGCAATCGACGTGATCGTGCCGGCAAGGAGCGCAAACACCCCAACTGGCGCTGTATACATAATCAGATCAACCAGCTTAATGATCAGCTCATTGAGGCTGTCAAAAATATCCAGCAACGGTTTGGCTTTTGCACGCTCCAGCAAAATCAGGCCAATCCCAGCAAAAATGGCGAAGAACACGATCTGCAACATGTTGCGGTTGCTGGATGCCGCTGAGAAAAAGTTGGCCGGCACGATGTCCACCAGAATCTGCAAAGGCCCACGCTCTTTGGCCTGATCAGCTTGTTGCTGACGAGACGCCGCATCAGCGCTGTAGGTCTCTTGCAACTGGTCCCGCACGTCAGGCGGTACCGTGCTGCCGGGCTCCATAACATTAACCAGCACCAGGCCAATGACCAACGCGATAAAAGTTGTAGCCAGGTAAATCCCTATTGTCTTCCCGCCAATGCGAGAAAGTTTTTGCAGGTTAGAGAGCGACGCAACCCCGGTAATCAGGGATGCAAGCACCAGTGGTACTGCAATCAACTGTAGCAGGCGCAGAAAAATGGTACCAAATGGGGCAATGTAGTCGTTTGTAAATTCAATCCAGCCGGCTGAGGCGGCAATAATGCCATAAACAAGGCCCAGCAGCAATCCGATGATAATCTGCCAGTGCAACTTCTTATACCAGGGCATAAAACTTCTTCCTTATTCCGTTCAGTGATTTAGCGGAATCATCTTACTGCTTTTTTGTGACTTAGGCAAAGAAGTGTTACCAACCCCAAACAGCACCTCCAGGAAATCTTCTTCTTTTCATGGTCTGCATACGCAGCCCCCTCCCCCCCTCACCGGGAACAGCCTTTGCAAAACATAGTTTTAGTCAAGTCTAATAATTATTTTAGCCATGAAAATAACACTGCTCATTTTGATGCTGGGCTTGTTGGCCTCCGTGCCTGCTCAAAACGACTGGCATTCACTTTCCGAGGCACTCCCGCTGGCAGCGAAGCAACAGCAACCTGTGCTTGTTTACGTAAGCGCGCCCTGGTGTGGCCCTTGCCTCACGATGGAAGCCGAGGTTTTCCCCAAGGCGGCGCCCTTGCTTGCTCGCTTTGTCAAAGCCAGGTTGCGCTATGACGACAACGACAGCAGGATTCAACTGGGGCATCGGGTGTTAACACCATTTGAATGGACGCAGCATCTTGGCATTGAAGCAACCCCGGGGTTTGTCGTGCTCGATCATGCCGGCAATGTGCTCACGCAACACACGGGGTATCTCGATTCAAAATCTTTCAATTTACTCCTCGCCTTCATCGCTACTGACGCTTACAAACATGCCTCATTTGAAGTCTATGTTAGCAAGCATGGATAAACTTTCGCTCCATCCCATATGCAACCGCCTATTTCAACGTTCTATGGCAGTTTACATGAATAATCGCACCGCCTTGTTTCCAGTCCGCGCCTTGTTGCTCGCAGCCTGTTTGCTGGTTGCCTTTACGCAAATAACAACCGCCCAGCCAGCGCAGACCCAGAGCTCAATCGAAGGTATAATCCGTGCATCGGATGGCATGCCGGTCCCTTTTGCCAACATCACGGTGAAAGGCACTGCCGAGGGCACAGCTGCAGACATTAACGGGCACTACACGCTTACACTGAATCTCGCAGCGAATGCCAAAAACCGTACGGTAACGCTTGTTGCTGCAGCCATTGGATTCCAGTCTTCAGCAACCACCCTTACTGTTAACACCACATCCACTTACACATTAGATTTCAACCTGGATGAAGGTTTGCTGGAATTAGATGGTATTGTTGTTTCTGGCAATCTGGTCGAGACGCATGTCAAAGACACCCCCGTCAAAGTAGATGTGATTTCAGCCCGTTACCTGGAGAAAATTCCATCAGCAAACATTATGGAGGCACTCGAAAATGTAAACGGCCTCTCTCAGCAAATTGATTGCGGTGTGTGCGGCACCAATAACATTCGTATCAATGGTATGGACGGGCCCTACACGGCCGTGCTCATTGACGGCATGCCCATCATGAGTAGCCTTGCAACGGTGTACGGGTTAAATGGCATCAGTCCAGCCCTTATCCAGCAAATTGAAGTTGTCAAAGGTCCCATGTCTACCCTCTATGGGTCAGAAGCCATGGGGGGTGTCATCAATATCATTACCAAACAAGCACAGACAGCACCCGGCCTTACCCTGAACGCCTTTGGGACAAGCGACGGCGAATACGCCATGGATATCGGTGTTGTACCAACCCGCGGCAAACTGTCTACGCTCGTTTCAAGCACCCTCTTTTACAATGACAGGTTTGTAGATAAGAATGGCGACAACTTCTCTGACCTCACACTAAACAAACGCGCCTCTTTATTTGGAAAAGCGTTGCTGACTGATGAGGAGGGGTTCAAAAGGCTTGCCGTCTCTGCCCGCTACTATTTCGAAGACCGTATGGGCGGGACGCATGACTTCATTAGTCAATTCACGCCCGCGTTGCGTGGTTCTGACCAACTCTACGGCGAAACGATCAAAACATCGCGTGTTGAATTGCTGGGTAGTTACTACTTCCCTTTCACAGCCCCACTCAGGCTTGACATAGCATTCAACACCCATGCGCAGGAGAGCTTTTACGGCGACCAGCAATACGACGCGCGACAGCTTGTAGCGTATGCCCAGGCGGTTTTACCGCTGTATTTAAATCCGGCCAACACGCTCACATTGGGCGCCGCCATGCGGTTACAGCAGTACGATGACAACACCGGGGCCACAGGTGTGTTTGCAGGAGATATGCTCATCCAAAACCAGGTAGATACCCGGCAAACGCCAGGCATTTTTGCACAACACGAACTCCTGCCGACGCAAAACATGCGACTGCTAACCGGCTTGCGGCTGGACTATCAGGAAAGCCACGGCATTATTCCGTCTCCCCGCGTAAGTCTTAAAGTTAATCCGGCTGACAACACAACACTGCGTTTCAATGCCGGCACCGGCTTTCGCATTGTAAACCTCTTCACGGAAGACCACGCAGCCTACGCTGGTGCCCGCGCTACCGTGCTATTGGAGAAAATTAAACCCGAACGCTCGGTAAACGGCACCATCAGTGCGCAACAAATTGTGCCCATCCCAGCAGGGCCGCTCACTGTCGACCTGGATGTCTTCTACTCTTATTTCACAAACAAAATCACACCTGACTATGCGACACCAGGTGTGATCCGCTATGAAAATCTGGATGGCAGCGCCACAACGCGTGGCATCTCGCTGTCGCTGAATCAGAATTTTATTGGTTCAGGACTGCGTTACACGCTCGGTGGGACCTTGCTGGATGTGTTTACAAAAGAAATGGGCGAGAAACAGGCATTGGAATTTGCGCCGGCATTTGAAGGCGTCGCAAGCATTACGTACGACGTGGCGCTTGTCAACCTGACGATAGATTACACGGCCAACCTGAAAGGTCCCATGCACCTGCCAGTGTTTGCAAGCCCCTTTGAGCGTCCTGATACTTCTCCTGCGTTCAGCGTGCACAACCTGCAGGT
It encodes the following:
- a CDS encoding acetylxylan esterase; protein product: MEKQDNNVLPDATALPVQSELPHPLITSAGEQVASVADWEADRRPEVQALFAHYMYGAVPAAEQVTFVVDAVDEHYMDDTAIKKQVTINVGSDALSMRLLLVVPKLVTGKVPVFLGPNFHGNHAVVADTDVAILDQWQPARGEGVVDHRATEASRGTSASRWSFRQAVARGYALATFYHGDLDPDHDDFSDGAHAAFPLASGETRDENSWGALSAWAYGIHRAVDYLQTDPDIDPNRIAVMGHSRNGKAALWAGAIDPRIALVVSNQSGCGGAALSRRRVGETVKAINDRFPHWFNVAFRAFNENEDQLPFDQHLLIALMAPRPVLVASAEEDAWADPEGEFLALKAAGPVYSLYGKAGLIEEEMPGNNNLVGAELGYHIRPGGHGVGDDDWRVFMDFADTFFQPVRPQPKEAG
- a CDS encoding T9SS type A sorting domain-containing protein; translated protein: MLNFKKQRFCTLFCLLFASMFTGTAYSQTISVALPDTFVTETDAVMVPVTVSDVSTLGIISFDMTIAFDPEIIQINNIAKLDGIAAGFFYSNNLGLDGKVAIAAAGVDTLTGAGPLFYLEAGFLKDGSSEMSFDKVNFEVDSLEVEAQNGRLRNISPASVEDPVAVSGATLLSHMYPNPFFASTTLTMDLPETALVSVEVYNLAGQRQDYYPPRPLAAGANQLFNIDASSMPAGSYFYRITAQSQGTTRYGGGMMTIIH
- a CDS encoding dicarboxylate/amino acid:cation symporter, which codes for MPWYKKLHWQIIIGLLLGLVYGIIAASAGWIEFTNDYIAPFGTIFLRLLQLIAVPLVLASLITGVASLSNLQKLSRIGGKTIGIYLATTFIALVIGLVLVNVMEPGSTVPPDVRDQLQETYSADAASRQQQADQAKERGPLQILVDIVPANFFSAASSNRNMLQIVFFAIFAGIGLILLERAKAKPLLDIFDSLNELIIKLVDLIMYTAPVGVFALLAGTITSIASGGAVIELLTALGYYCIAVLLGLIIHTCVTYPTLLKIFTPVSLKTFFRGIAPAQLVAFSTSSSGATLPVTMETAEKNIGVSEEVSSFVLPLGATINMDGTGLYQAIAAVFIAQTVGMDLSLTAQLTIVFTALLASIGTAAVPGAGIIMLVIILEAVGVPNAGIALILGVDRILDMCRTVTNVTGDVTVATIVAASEGQLKVPVEA
- a CDS encoding thioredoxin family protein, translated to MKITLLILMLGLLASVPAQNDWHSLSEALPLAAKQQQPVLVYVSAPWCGPCLTMEAEVFPKAAPLLARFVKARLRYDDNDSRIQLGHRVLTPFEWTQHLGIEATPGFVVLDHAGNVLTQHTGYLDSKSFNLLLAFIATDAYKHASFEVYVSKHG
- a CDS encoding TonB-dependent receptor: MNNRTALFPVRALLLAACLLVAFTQITTAQPAQTQSSIEGIIRASDGMPVPFANITVKGTAEGTAADINGHYTLTLNLAANAKNRTVTLVAAAIGFQSSATTLTVNTTSTYTLDFNLDEGLLELDGIVVSGNLVETHVKDTPVKVDVISARYLEKIPSANIMEALENVNGLSQQIDCGVCGTNNIRINGMDGPYTAVLIDGMPIMSSLATVYGLNGISPALIQQIEVVKGPMSTLYGSEAMGGVINIITKQAQTAPGLTLNAFGTSDGEYAMDIGVVPTRGKLSTLVSSTLFYNDRFVDKNGDNFSDLTLNKRASLFGKALLTDEEGFKRLAVSARYYFEDRMGGTHDFISQFTPALRGSDQLYGETIKTSRVELLGSYYFPFTAPLRLDIAFNTHAQESFYGDQQYDARQLVAYAQAVLPLYLNPANTLTLGAAMRLQQYDDNTGATGVFAGDMLIQNQVDTRQTPGIFAQHELLPTQNMRLLTGLRLDYQESHGIIPSPRVSLKVNPADNTTLRFNAGTGFRIVNLFTEDHAAYAGARATVLLEKIKPERSVNGTISAQQIVPIPAGPLTVDLDVFYSYFTNKITPDYATPGVIRYENLDGSATTRGISLSLNQNFIGSGLRYTLGGTLLDVFTKEMGEKQALEFAPAFEGVASITYDVALVNLTIDYTANLKGPMHLPVFASPFERPDTSPAFSVHNLQVTREFNTGAGDIVQVYAAVENLFDYTQPAPLIDPGNPFGPNFDTSYVYGPIHGRHFGLGVRLMAR